DNA from Nitrospirae bacterium CG2_30_53_67:
CCCCGGCAGGATCCGGACATTTTCAGCAGGCTCTCACCCTGCAAAAGAGGATGAGACAGGTTCCGGCATCGGCAGGCCTAGGATGCCGACGGGACTTGAATCACCTGGCCGGACTGCAGAGAATTCCCCGAAAGGCTGTTGACATCTCTGATCTTGCTCACCGTGGTATTATATTTCGTCGCAATGGACCAGAGGGTATCGCCGCTTTGCACCCTATAGCGGGTGTATTGAGCATGATTTTTGGTTTGAGCATAACCGGAGGATATGGTTTGTTTTGCAGGCACTTTCAGTTTCTGGCCTGTATGTATCTTTGAACTGCTCCGGATATGATTGAGCTTGGCTATGGCGCCGACCGATGTTCTGTATTTTTTTGCGATCTTAGATAATGTCTCGCCCTTTCGCACCGTATATGCGGCTGTGTTACTGCCTCCGATCCTTCCGCCGTAGGTTCGATGTTCGTTATGTTTGGCAAGGACGGGGAGGGTGCATTCCGGAATGGCGTCAAGCTTGGCTTCCAGGACTTTACCGGTTTTCGACGGAATTCTCAGCGCATAGGCATAATCCGGGGTGATCTGCAGGCGGAGGGCCGGATTCAAATCTTCAAGCAGTTCAGGGGCCGCGTTGATGGCAGAGGCGATCTCTTTGATCTTCATCTGCTTGGTTACCGTCATTTCATCAAACTGTATCGGAGCATCCAATGTCAGCTCCGTGAATCCGTATTTGGCCGGGTTCTTAATGATATGGAGCGTGGCCAGGAAACGGGGAACGTACCGGGCGGTCTCAGCCGGCAGGATGGTATAAAGGTCCCAGAAGTTGTCCAGGTAGTCCTCGCGTTGCCGGCTGATTGCCCGGACCACGTTCATTTCGCCGCAGTTATAGCCGGCCAGGGCTGAGGTCCAGTCCCCGAAAAGGTCGTGAAGGGAGGTCAGGTATTCAATCGCCGCCTTGGTGGACTTCTGATAATCCATGCGTTCATCTATCCACTGGTCCCTTTTCAGGTTGAACCGGTAGCCGGTTGAAGCGATGAATTGCCAGGGGCCCAAGGCCCTCGACCGGGAGAAGGCCTTGTCCTTGTAACCGCTTTCAATCAGGGGGAGCCAGGAGAGCTCGGTCGGGAGCCCGGCCTTCCGGAATTCCGCTGCAATATATTTTTGATACCTGCCTGAGCGCCTGTAGGATTCCACGAAGAAATTCCTTTCAATGGTCTGGAAGGATTTGATCTCTCTTTCAACGTGTTCGTTCATCACAAGGGGGATGGCCCCGTCTCCGATGGAACGGTGGGTTCTGGAACTTCCGGTATAGATCTCGAGCAGTCTTTTTGAGATCAGGAGCCTCAGATCTTCTTTTTGCTGCTGGATATCCGATTCGCTGTCGGATGAAATCTTCAGAATCAATTTGTAGCTCTGGTCCAAGGCGGCGATGGCCTCGTCGGACTGCCCCTCGTTCCAGAGGTCCTGGGAGTCTTGAACAAGATTGAGGGCCTCATCAATGAGCTGCTGATCGGATGAGTCATTGGAGGCGACCTCGGGCACCGTATCCTCTGTTTCATCTGCGGTCTGAGGCGTCTTCATCAGGTCTTGGTTCTCTTGAAGGGTTAACCGGGCCGATTCAGAGGGCATTGCAGTCACCGTATGGGATGCGTGAGTTGGGCTCGTGGCCGTGCCCGTGGTCGAGTTAAAATGAGAACATGCCTGAAAACCGAGTAAAAGCACTCCAATCATCAAACAGCGGAATATGTTTTTCATGCGCTCTCCCCATAAAGGTTATAAATCCCGTTCTGTCAAAAAATGAGTGTTATTTTTTTATCCTATCTCTATTATTTTGTATTTAAATAAAAATATCAACAAAAAAATGCATATCTATAAGATTTTTTAATGTTCGGGTTGAAGTGTGCCTCCTCAACCTATTTTGATTGAATCAGAAAACTACCATAAAATGGAACCGTCAGGAACCAGGATGAAACAGGATCCATAGGTTCTCAAGGCATACTCAGCACACCCGCTCCCCGGATCTTTCCCTCTTTCAGCAGGATCAGCGCCTGATTGGCCTCGTTCAAGGGAAAGCTCTCGATGTTGGTCCGGACCGGGATCTGCGATGCAATCCTCAAGAATTCCTCTCCATCCTTTCTCGTGCTATTGGCCACGGACCGGATGGTTTTCTCGAAGTAGAGATGTTGTCTATAATCGAGTTCCGGGATGCGGCTCATGGTGATTCCGGCCAGCGCGAGGGTTCCCCCTTTTTCGAGAACGCGGAGGGCCTCCGGGATCAGCGCCCCTGCCGGCGCAAAGATGATGGCGCCGTTCAGTTTTACCGGAGGGGTATCCTGCGCCTGTCCGGTCCATGAAGCGCCGAGCGCTTCAGCCAGTTTGAGATGTTCCTTGCCCCGGCTGAAGACATAGACCTCGCATCCGAGATGGCGCGCAATCTGGATCGTGATGTGAGCCGAGGCTCCGAAACCGTACAGGCCCAGGCGCTCGCCGGATTGAACCTCGCTTAGCCGGAGCGCGCGATAACCGATGATTCCTGCGCAGAGCAGGGGAGCGGCCTCTTCATCTGAGAAGATATCCGGAATCGCATAGGCGAACGCTTCCGGCGCCAGGGCATATTCAGCATACCCTCCATGGACATGGTAACCTGTGAACAGGGCCTGCTCACAGAGATTCTCACGGCCTCTGCTGCAGAAGGCGCAGGCGCCGCAGGCGGAATGGAGCCAGGCCAGGCCCACACGGTCGCCAATGCCGAAGCGTTTGACG
Protein-coding regions in this window:
- a CDS encoding alcohol dehydrogenase, translated to MGLAWLHSACGACAFCSRGRENLCEQALFTGYHVHGGYAEYALAPEAFAYAIPDIFSDEEAAPLLCAGIIGYRALRLSEVQSGERLGLYGFGASAHITIQIARHLGCEVYVFSRGKEHLKLAEALGASWTGQAQDTPPVKLNGAIIFAPAGALIPEALRVLEKGGTLALAGITMSRIPELDYRQHLYFEKTIRSVANSTRKDGEEFLRIASQIPVRTNIESFPLNEANQALILLKEGKIRGAGVLSMP